The sequence AGCAACAAGATTTCTTAGTCATTGAAATACCATACCTTACAAAAGTATGTCCCAATCCGTTGTTGAACTGAAAATCTGCATCCTGGCCTTTCCGCTTCAAAAACACTGCATCAAACATTTGGATCTCTCATGATAAATTATAGATGTATAATCTGATAGTTGATGAAgggattttaaattaaactgcAATGTGTCACGAGCGAAAGGCAGAAAAGAGAAGTGATTCCAGAAAAAATATTGTGCCATCAATGAGAACCCAGCTTGCTAGATAGACAGCCCAGTTAAATGATTGTGGTTGCCATGTTAATTGACAAAACTAAAATTGGTTACTGCATACCTGCTCGGCAGAGTTCCGTAAGCATGTCTGATACGTCCAAGAAGACCTTTTGAAGCAGATGGTTGACCAAAGCGTGCATAAGGTGCCAACATACCAACTAAAGCTACATTAACAACTATGCCTACTAATAGATCTGCTGCATACAACTCAAACTCTGCCCAGAAATCCTTGCCCCTCTTCTGGATCTCAGCAAAGGTTGCACAGCAAGAGTCGATAACTATCTAAAGAATTTCAAGccaaaaaaggtaaaaaaaaaaggttacttCCCAAACATTCTTGAGGTCTTAAACATCATGATGAATAAACTATCAAAACCTCTGTTCCAACTTTGAAGAGAAAAGATGGGTCAGCAAGCATCCGATTTCGAAGAAGTGAACAGTTCCTCATTGCAACACCCAGTGGCCAATCTGATGCCTTTATTTATACAACAAAGACAAAGAAGAGCTTATAATACAATAACAATTGGATGCCTCTAAATACAATAAAGTTTCATTTATGGCCAATCACATAAGTATGTACCTGCATTTCCAAGTATCTGTATAGAAGAACTTCTGGAATCCCAACTGTTTTTGCAGCTTCCAACATGTCGGATGGAAGGCGGGCCCCACGTGCCTCTACTTCTTTCATCACCTCCTCGAAATttaataatggcccaaattcatctccctctttcttattcttttcatCACCAttatctccgccgccgccaccccctcctcctctaGGCGGGAACTTACCATTACTACCGGAGCCCTTAGAACTATCAGGGCCTCCATTTCCATAATCAATCTCTGGATGGTAGTTTGACTTTGAAATGGTAGCTTCCTTATTTAAAGACGCATCTCCTTCCTCCACTAAAATGGTTTTTTCTGTTACACTAGAATCGACTCTTTCCGGAGGCTGCAACTCACCAGTAATTCTAATATTCCATGTCCTCTTTACTGAAAAAATATTTGCTTTTAAAACTAAACTAGAATGAACAAAAGGGCTTCTTTGAAGACCATGTACTCTAACCTCAGTAACTACATATTTGCTCAGGCACTTTGTATACTTGATTCCAACAGAGTCATCAGCAGCTAAATAAGTATGATTGCATGATCTTAAGCTCAAACAAGAAAATGCCATGAGCTTCCTCAACCGATTCGAAGATCTCCACTACGTAACAACCTAAAAACAGCCTTTTTAACTCAAAAAATGGCTCTTTGATTCCCAAAAGCCCTACAAATGTACATAATATAAGAGTTACGAGCACATTTTCGATTACTTAAACTTGAAAGCACAGTAGCAAGCGCTCGAACTAGCTAAAAAACAccacaaataaaacaaaaaaaaaaaggagacttttgcgaaggatttgaagcaaaGGAGCCACTCTTACCTTACCGCAGCAGGATCTTATGAGATTCCGAGAGAACCCTAGTTAGTGAATCGATTGGATGGACGAGATTTTGATGATGAGTATAAGCGTAAACTCGCGAAATGGGAGGGAGAtggaattagggtttcgaaGGGGCGACGCAGCACGAGAGTGGAGGTTGGAGAGGCGTTTCCACTACTTTCCGCACGGTCGCTCGCGGCGGCTTGGGGGCGGGAATTATGCGGCCACCCTATTGGTTGGGAATTGGGCCGGATTCGTAGGGCCCATAAAAATTGGGCC is a genomic window of Ananas comosus cultivar F153 linkage group 13, ASM154086v1, whole genome shotgun sequence containing:
- the LOC109719456 gene encoding protein RETICULATA, chloroplastic-like, which gives rise to MAFSCLSLRSCNHTYLAADDSVGIKYTKCLSKYVVTEVRVHGLQRSPFVHSSLVLKANIFSVKRTWNIRITGELQPPERVDSSVTEKTILVEEGDASLNKEATISKSNYHPEIDYGNGGPDSSKGSGSNGKFPPRGGGGGGGGDNGDEKNKKEGDEFGPLLNFEEVMKEVEARGARLPSDMLEAAKTVGIPEVLLYRYLEMQASDWPLGVAMRNCSLLRNRMLADPSFLFKVGTEIVIDSCCATFAEIQKRGKDFWAEFELYAADLLVGIVVNVALVGMLAPYARFGQPSASKGLLGRIRHAYGTLPSSVFEAERPGCRFSVQQRIGTYFCKGVLYGSVGFMCGLIGQGIANLIMTAKRSVKKSEEDIPVPPLVKSAALWGVFLAVSSNTRYQIINGLERLVEASPVARRVPSVAMAFTVGVRFANNIYGGMQFVDWARWSGCQ